A single region of the Eremothecium gossypii ATCC 10895 chromosome V, complete sequence genome encodes:
- the RIB7 gene encoding 2,5-diamino-6-(ribosylamino)-4(3H)-pyrimidinone 5'-phosphate reductase (Syntenic homolog of Saccharomyces cerevisiae YBR153W (RIB7)), which translates to MALIPLSQDLADILAPYLPTPPDSSARLPFVTLTYAQSLDARIAKQKGERTVISHEETKTMTHYLRYHHSGILIGSGTALADDPGLNCRWTPAADGADCTEQSSPRPIILDVRGRWRYRGSKIEYLHNLGKGKAPIVVTGGEPEVRELGVSYLQLGVDEGGRLNWGELFERLYSEHHLESVMVEGGAEVLNQLLLRPDIVDSLVITIGSKFLGSLGVAVSPAEEVNLEHVNWWHGTSDSVLCGRLA; encoded by the coding sequence ATGGCGCTAATACCACTTTCTCAAGATCTGGCTGATATACTAGCACCGTACTTACCGACACCACCGGACTCATCCGCACGCCTGCCGTTTGTCACGCTGACGTATGCGCAGTCCCTAGATGCTCGTATCGCGAAGCAAAAGGGTGAAAGGACGGTTATTTCGCATGAGGAGACCAAGACAATGACGCATTATCTACGCTACCATCATAGCGGCATCCTGATTGGCTCGGGCACAGCCCTTGCGGACGACCCGGGTCTCAATTGCCGGTGGACACCTGCAGCGGACGGGGCGGATTGCACCGAACAGTCTTCACCACGACCCATTATCTTGGATGTTCGGGGCAGATGGAGATACCGCGGGTCCAAAATAGAGTATCTGCATAACCTTGGCAAGGGGAAGGCGCCCATAGTGGTCACGGGGGGTGAGCCGGAGGTCCGCGAACTAGGCGTCAGTTACCTGCAGCTGGGTGTCGACGAGGGTGGCCGCTTGAATTGGGGCGAGTTGTTTGAGCGACTCTATTCTGAGCACCACCTGGAAAGTGTCATGGTCGAAGGCGGCGCGGAGGTGCTCaaccagctgctgctgcgcccAGATATTGTGGACAGTCTGGTGATCACGATAGGATCCAAGTTCCTGGGCTCACTAGGTGTTGCGGTCTCACCAGCTGAGGAGGTGAACCTAGAGCATGTGAACTGGTGGCACGGAACAAGTGACAGTGTTTTGTGCGGCCGGCTCGCATAG
- the CSR1 gene encoding Csr1p (Syntenic homolog of Saccharomyces cerevisiae YLR380W (CSR1)) — MTQTAAPGRVQTLTKEQEKVLKQVWVHLFQFWGIDVDGSAVLTAKEPEPAAPSGKGRKLLGLFGKRKDATGAARKESNGKAAAKVYDAEKVEDSDAEKEKPTPQKVEGLEEMYELLKELDGAAVSKEFWSMLRCDYPDNLLLRFVRARKWDINKAMIMMAHSLRWRLNEGKPEDIVFGGERGAQKADKKGIVKQLELGKATVRGFDKNGCPIVYVRPRLHHAADQTEAETSEYSLLIIEQARLFLKEPCDTATILFDLSGFSMANMDYAPVKFLITCFEAHYPECLGKLFIHKAPWIFPPIWNIIKNWLDPVVAAKIAFTKTAADLEEFIPAEQIPLELGGKDEYNFDGFVMPDGSADTKLSDEKGKAAVLEEREAIIKRFIDATISWIESTSDEESAKWLEKKIDLSKELSENYSKLDPYIRSRSFYDVNGTLKV, encoded by the coding sequence ATGACACAGACAGCGGCACCCGGTAGGGTGCAGACGTTGACGAAGGAGCAGGAAAAGGTGTTGAAGCAGGTGTGGGTGCACCTTTTCCAGTTCTGGGGAATAGACGTGGACGGCTCTGCGGTGCTGACGGCGAAGGAGCCCGAGCCAGCGGCGCCCAGCGGCAAGGGTCGCAAGCTGCTGGGGCTCTTTGGCAAGCGTAAGGACGCAACGGGGGCGGCACGGAAAGAGAGCAACGGCAAGGCAGCAGCCAAGGTCTACGATGCGGAGAAAGTCGAGGACAGCGATGCAGAAAAGGAAAAGCCAACACCGCAGAAGGTCGAGGGGCTCGAGGAGATGTACGAGCTACTTAAGGAGTTGGATGGCGCTGCAGTATCCAAGGAGTTCTGGTCAATGCTGCGCTGCGACTACCCAGACAACCTCCTTCTCCGTTTTGTTCGTGCGCGCAAGTGGGACATCAACAAGGCTATGATCATGATGGCCCATTCCTTGCGCTGGCGCTTAAATGAGGGGAAGCCGGAAGATATCGTCTTCGGTGGAGAACGCGGAGCGCAGAAGGCGGACAAGAAGGGCATTGTGAAGCAGCTTGAGCTGGGCAAGGCGACCGTCCGGGGTTTTGACAAAAACGGCTGCCCCATCGTGTATGTGCGGCCGCGCTTACATCATGCGGCTGACCAGACGGAGGCAGAGACAAGCGAGTACTCGCTTTTGATCATTGAGCAGGCTCGCTTGTTCCTCAAGGAGCCCTGCGACACAGCTACGATTTTGTTCGACCTTTCGGGCTTTTCCATGGCCAACATGGACTATGCTCCTGTGAAATTTCTGATCACCTGCTTTGAAGCACACTACCCAGAGTGCCTAGGCAAGCTGTTCATCCACAAGGCCCCATGGATCTTCCCACCGATATGGAACATTATCAAAAACTGGCTAGACCCTGTGGTTGCCGCAAAAATCGCATTCACCAAGACAGCTGCTGACTTGGAAGAGTTCATTCCTGCTGAGCAAATCCCTCTAGAACTTGGTGGCAAGGACGAATACAACTTTGATGGTTTTGTGATGCCAGATGGCTCGGCCGACACGAAGTTATCAGACGAGAAGGGCAAGGCTGCCGTCTTGGAAGAGAGAGAGGCCATTATAAAGCGCTTTATAGATGCCACAATCTCCTGGATTGAGAGTACCTCCGACGAAGAGTCTGCCAAGTGGCTCGAGAAGAAGATAGACTTGAGCAAAGAACTTTCCGAAAACTATTCTAAATTAGATCCTTATATCAGGTCTAGATCCTTCTATGACGTAAACGGGACGTTGAAAGTTTAG
- the SPP381 gene encoding U4/U6-U5 snRNP complex subunit SPP381 (Syntenic homolog of Saccharomyces cerevisiae YBR152W (SPP381)): MAIRHFRRQREQVTSGSSSDTETSDVSEQDTGAGEGPTEAETRAEGAEQGAWERAPSVAGSEAGESDEDDSESSSSDDEEVVLHRPVFLKKRDPGAGPAARTGAVSGAQERTLDQVQHHNAVQDKERALKQIATSYSTDKELLHRIAQLETDGDTDSDSERREHELWAQRRHQRMLRLREEERRRQSELEENEAARLTNSALPMDDAGIQTAGGAERGTRPASSSDARKRRGPEAKFKPSKVQKPQLKRTASPSRADENEFSIL; encoded by the coding sequence ATGGCGATTCGGCACTTCAGGCGGCAGCGTGAGCAGGTTACGTCCGGAAGCTCGAGCGACACCGAGACATCGGATGTATCGGAACAGGATACCGGGGCTGGCGAAGGACCCACGGAGGCGGAAACACGTGCGGAGGGTGCAGAACAAGGTGCATGGGAACGCGCACCGTCGGTTGCTGGTTCAGAGGCGGGCGAAagcgacgaggacgacTCAGAGAGCAGCAGTTCGGACGATGAGGAGGTCGTGCTGCACCGGCCGGTTTTCCTGAAGAAGCGAGACCCTGGCGCCGggccggccgcgcgcacAGGCGCGGTCTCTGGCGCGCAGGAGCGCACTTTGGACCAAGTGCAGCACCACAACGCGGTGCAGGACAAAGAACGTGCTCTGAAGCAGATCGCGACGTCCTACAGCACGGATAAGGAGCTGTTGCATCGCATAGCGCAGCTGGAGACAGACGGCGACACGGACTCGGACTCCGAGAGGCGCGAGCACGAGCTTTGggcgcagcgccggcacCAGAGAATGTTGAGGCTGCGAGAAGAAGAGCGCAGGCGCCAGTccgagctggaggagaaCGAGGCGGCGCGGTTGACGAACAGCGCGCTGCCCATGGACGATGCGGGTATACAGACGGCGGGTGGTGCCGAGAGAGGCACCAGGCCGGCTTCCTCCAGCGATGCAAGGAAGAGAAGGGGACCAGAGGCGAAGTTCAAGCCATCTAAGGTACAGAAGCCCCAATTGAAGCGAACTGCATCGCCCTCCCGGGCGGATGAGAACGAGTTCTCGATATTATAG
- the APD1 gene encoding Apd1p (Syntenic homolog of Saccharomyces cerevisiae YBR151W (APD1)): MGLLSYIRSAYEGDESEHTDLREMEKHIELCSSCDACSPEWEAEVARDTQVFARLKIEREASLYGTSKPASVHFVVPTSQMDWAHSACDERPGSVQQRVAAWVAQQDAGPDGMPMRCSVSSQPIDILDVEVMRGHKNNVLILPHFIKLVGLTADRVEQVLDELLPLLRANDMPALLARPDIWECPEDSFIFLCSHTTRDKRCGITAPVLRKHICAHLQTHGLYRDVSDARPHGCTVAFVNHVGGHKYSANAVIFLKRSRTMLWLGRVSPVHAEPIVKHLLLPAVPQLPFPENVRCVRKYDF, translated from the coding sequence ATGGGGCTGCTCAGCTATATCCGTAGTGCGTACGAGGGCGATGAATCGGAGCACACCGACCTCCGGGAAATGGAAAAGCACATCGAGTtgtgcagcagctgcgaTGCCTGCTCGCCCGAGTGGGAGGCGGAGGTAGCGCGGGACACGCAGGTCTTTGCGCGGCTGAAGATTGAGCGCGAGGCCTCGCTGTACGGCACGTCCAAGCCGGCCAGCGTGCATTTTGTGGTCCCCACGTCGCAGATGGATTGGGCGCACTCTGCGTGCGATGAACGCCCGGGCTccgtgcagcagcgcgtgGCTGCGTGggtcgcgcagcaggaCGCCGGCCCCGACGGCATGCCGATGCGTTGCAGCGTGTCCTCGCAGCCTATCGATATTCTGGACGTCGAGGTGATGCGCGGCCACAAAAACAACGTGCTGATTCTGCCGCACTTCATCAAGCTCGTCGGGCTGACGGCGGATCGTGTGGAGCAGGTGCtcgacgagctgctgccgctACTGCGCGCCAACGACATGCCTGCTTTACTGGCGCGGCCGGATATCTGGGAGTGCCCCGAGGACTCGTTTATATTTCTGTGTTCGCATACAACCCGCGATAAGCGTTGCGGCATAACCGCTCCCGTGCTGCGTAAGCACATTTGCGCGCATTTGCAAACACATGGCTTGTACCGCGACGTATCTGATGCGCGACCCCACGGCTGCACGGTTGCATTCGTAAACCACGTCGGTGGACACAAATATTCCGCGAATGCCGTGATCTTCCTAAAGCGCTCGCGCACTATGTTGTGGCTGGGCCGGGTGTCACCCGTCCACGCGGAACCCATCGTGAAACACCTACTGTTGCCGGCTGTGCCGCAGCTACCGTTCCCGGAAAACGTACGCTGTGTGCGCAAGTATGACTTCTGA
- the RPB5 gene encoding DNA-directed RNA polymerase core subunit RPB5 (Syntenic homolog of Saccharomyces cerevisiae YBR154C (RPB5)): MDQDNERNVSRLWRAFRTVKEMVRDRGYFITQEEVDLSLEDFKAKYCDSMGRPQRKMMSFQSNPTEETLKKSPNMGSVWVEFCDEPSVGIKTMKNFVIHIGEKNFQTGIFIYQNGITPSALKLLPSVAPATIETFNETALVVNITHHELVPKHIKLSDEEKKELLKRYRLKESQLPRIQRMDPVALYLGLKRGEVVKIIRKSETSGRYASYRICL; encoded by the coding sequence ATGGATCAAGACAATGAGAGAAACGTGTCCAGGCTTTGGAGAGCATTCAGGACTGTGAAGGAAATGGTGCGCGACAGGGGCTATTTCATCACGCAGGAGGAGGTTGATCTCTCGTTGGAAGACTTCAAAGCGAAGTACTGTGACTCGATGGGACGTCCTCAGCGCAAGATGATGTCCTTCCAGTCGAACCCTACCGAGGAAACACTAAAGAAGTCCCCAAACATGGGCTCTGTCTGGGTAGAATTCTGCGACGAGCCCAGTGTCGGTATCAAGACTATGAAGAACTTCGTGATCCACATTGGCGAGAAGAACTTCCAGACGGGTATTTTCATATATCAGAACGGCATAACGCCCAGCGCGTTGAAACTGCTTCCCTCCGTCGCTCCTGCTACAATTGAGACTTTCAACGAAACAGCTTTGGTGGTAAATATCACGCACCATGAGCTTGTGCCAAAACATATCAAACTCAGCGACGAAGAAAAGAAGGAGTTGTTGAAGAGATACAGGTTAAAGGAATCTCAGTTACCTAGAATCCAGAGGATGGATCCAGTTGCATTATACCTGGGGTTGAAGCGAGGTGAGGTGGTGAAGATTATCAGAAAGTCAGAGACCTCTGGCCGTTACGCAAGTTACAGAATCTGTTTGTAA
- the MPD2 gene encoding protein disulfide isomerase MPD2 (Syntenic homolog of Saccharomyces cerevisiae YOL088C (MPD2)), whose product MRVCSVFLLVWGAVALASVVSIKSEDQFYALVDNGRYSLIKYYTAWCSHCKHLAPVFVELSDRELAMPAGAEVQFLEVDCDRFGNSLCARLPGFPVLELVRPSAQDGPEAAPQPPAAGGWRRVLHWLHALLPQQHPFRVPEDRIAEFRGSRTADTIASFIQQVVRNDRLEELAQRVLDGAAQEDEPLVHNGRAYLASVAGKDLREERNRLETLLGSDVGISKAEELRLHLSIVSKLQEADSALLDDEL is encoded by the coding sequence ATGAGGGTTTGCAGTGTGTTCCTGTTGGTGTGGGGTGCAGTAGCCCTTGCTTCGGTGGTCAGCATCAAATCTGAAGATCAATTCTACGCGCTGGTGGACAATGGCCGATACTCGCTCATAAAGTACTACACGGCGTGGTGCTCGCACTGCAAGCACCTGGCGCCCGTGTTCGTTGAGCTCAGCGACAGGGAGCTTGCGATGCCCGCGGGCGCCGAGGTGCAGTTCCTCGAGGTTGACTGCGATCGCTTCGGTAACTCGCTCTGTGCCCGGCTCCCTGGCTTCCCGGTGCTAGAGCTCGTGCGGCCGTCCGCGCAAGACGGGCCGGAGGCTGCCCCGCAGCCTCCGGCCGCTGGTGGCTGGCGCCGCGTTCTGCACTGGCTGCATGCGCTCCTTCCGCAGCAGCACCCGTTCCGCGTCCCCGAAGACCGCATCGCGGAGTTCAGAGGCAGCAGAACTGCCGACACCATCGCCTCGTTTATCCAGCAGGTGGTGCGGAACGACCGTCTGGAggagctcgcgcagcgcgtgcTCGACGGCGCAGCGCAGGAAGACGAACCGCTGGTCCACAATGGTCGCGCCTATCTGGCCTCTGTCGCCGGTAAAGATCTCCGCGAGGAGAGAAACAGGCTCGAGACGCTGCTCGGCTCTGACGTCGGCATCTCCAaggcggaggagctgcgcTTACACCTTTCCATTGTGAGCAAGCTACAGGAAGCTGATTCCGCCCTGCTAGATGATGAGCTTTGA